In Drosophila pseudoobscura strain MV-25-SWS-2005 chromosome 4, UCI_Dpse_MV25, whole genome shotgun sequence, the following proteins share a genomic window:
- the cad gene encoding homeotic protein caudal — protein sequence MVSHYYNTLPYTQKHSAANLAYASAAGQPWNWTPNYHTPPNHQFLGDVDSSHAAHHAAAAHQMYYNSHHMFHSAAAAGDWHSPASSSAAADNFVQNVPASAHQLMQQHHAHVGGGLASAGSSSSASSGSSSAGGPGPTVGGTQLNETNSSLGAEAPPNHSQQQQQQHIAEGLPSPPITVSGSEISSPGAPTSASSPHHHLGHHLSGPSGNNNNSPSTHNNNNSVSVNNNNNRTSPQKPQYYEWMKKPAYPAQPQPGKTRTKDKYRVVYTDFQRLELEKEYCTSRYITIRRKSELAQTLSLSERQVKIWFQNRRAKERKQNKKGSDPNVMGGVQHTDYSQLMDAKAKLEPGLHLPHTLHSMNPMAMNIPAMRLHPHLAAHSHSLAAAAAHSHQLQHSAQMSAAAVAGVGALSM from the exons ATGGTTTCACACTACTACAATACACTGCCCTACACGCAAAAGCATAGTGCCGCCAATCTGGCCTATGCCTCCGCCGCCGGCCAGCCCTGGAACTGGACGCCCAACTATCACACGCCGCCGAATCACCAGTTCCTGGGCGATGTGGACTCGTCGCATGCGGCCCATCATGCCGCCGCTGCCCATCAGATGTACTACAACTCCCATCACATGTTCCACTCGGCGGCAGCGGCCGGGGATTGGCATTCACCCGCCTCCAGCTCGGCGGCGGCCGACAATTTCGTCCAGAATGTACCCGCATCGGCACACCAACtgatgcagcagcatcatGCCCATGTGGGTGGCGGTCTGGCCAGTGCCGGATCCAGCAGTTCCGCCAGCTCAGGCAGCAGTTCCGCCGGTGGACCAGGACCCACTGTGGGTGGCACGCAGCTGAACGAGACGAACAGCAGTCTGGGCGCCGAGGCACCGCCCAATcactcccagcagcagcagcagcagcacatagCCGAAGGACTGCCATCGCCACCGATTACCGTTTCGGGCAGTGAGATCTCCAGTCCTGGTGCACCCACATCGGCCTCGTCGCCGCATCACCATCTTGGccaccatctgagtggtccttctggcaacaacaacaacagtccatccacccacaacaacaacaacagtgtctctgtaaataacaacaacaatcgaaCATCGCCACAGAAACCGCAGTACTACGAATGGATGAAGAAGCCCGCATATCCAGCGCAACCCCAACCCG GCAAAACCCGCACCAAGGACAAATATCGCGTGGTCTATACCGATTTCCAGCGCCTGGAGTTGGAGAAGGAGTACTGCACTTCCCGTTACATCACCATCCGCCGCAAGAGCGAACTGGCCCAAACCCTATCCCTGTCCGAGCGTCAGGTGAAGATCTGGTTCCAGAACCGTCGCGCCAAGGAGCGGAAACAGAACAAAAAGGGCAGCGACCCCAATGTGATGGGCGGGGTTCAGCACACGGACTACAGCCAGCTGATGGACGCCAAGGCGAAACTGGAGCCGGGCCTGCACTTGCCGCACACCCTGCACTCGATGAATCCCATGGCCATGAACATACCCGCGATGCGCCTGCATCCGCACCTGGCGGCGCACAGTCATTCGcttgcagcggcagcggcgcaTTCCCATCAGCTCCAGCACAGTGCCCAGATGTCCGCTGCGGCGGTGGCCGGCGTCGGGGCGCTGTCGATGTGA
- the Pomp gene encoding proteasome maturation protein, with protein MNQQSLKVQPSELTVLHASGKVGMPTEENCFNQLSHVHRLRDSEANYNEHQYSLNMQMLRNREGLGIPLKMGMERHSARQVGRLPFLPSSNFMDDVLTGRNESINFEDFLGLPEYNEHMRQPHAVVEKSLGIY; from the exons ATG AATCAGCAATCGTTGAAAGTGCAGCCTAGCGAATTGACGGTGCTCCATGCATCCGGCAAAGTGGGAATGCCCACGGAGGAGAACTGCTTTAATCAACTGTCCCATGTGCATCGTCTTCGCGACTCGGAGGCTAACTACAATGAGCACCAGTATTCCCTCAATATGCAGATGCTGCGCAATCGCGAGGGTCTGGGTATTCCCTTGAAGATGGGCATGGAACGTCACTCCGCTCGCCAGGTGGGACGTCTGCCCTTCTTGCCCTCCAG CAACTTCATGGATGATGTGCTGACTGGACGCAATGAAAGTATCAACTTTGAGGACTTTTTGGGTCTGCCAGAATACAACGAGCACATGCGTCAGCCACACGCCGTGGTGGAGAAATCTCTCGGCATCTACTAA